AGCCTGCATGTACTCAAAGGCGTTGATCTTACCGTTGCCGCCGGTGAAAAAATTGTCATCATCGGCCCCAGCGGCTCTGGGAAAAGCACGCTAATCCGCTGTATCAACCTCTTAGAACGCCCCACAGAAGGTTCGGTGGTAGTTTCCGGCACCGATTTAACGGCACCAAGTGCCGATATTGCCAAAATCCGCCAGTCTATGGGTATGGTGTTTCAACAGTTTAATCTATACCCGCACATGACGGTACTGGAAAATCTCACACTGGCTCCAGTCCGGCTGCAAGGCGTTTCTACGGAAGAAGCAAAGAAATCAGGCCTTGCCTATCTGGATCGGGTGGGACTCAAAGAAAAGGCCGATGCCTATCCTGCGCAGCTTTCCGGCGGCCAGCAGCAGCGCGTAGCTATTGCACGAGCTCTGAATATGCATCCGCAAGTCATGCTCTTTGACGAACCGACTTCCGCTTTAGACCCTGAAATGATTCAAGAAGTGCTAGACGTCATGACTTCTTTGGCTGATGAAGGCATTACCATGATCGTAGTCACCCATGAAATGGGTTTTGCCCGCAAGGTGGCCGATCGGGTCATCTTTATGGACGATGGTTGCATTCTAGAAGAAAACGATCCTGAAAGCTTTTTTACGAATCCACAGAATGAACGTACTCAGCTATTCCTTAGCCGCATTAATCATGCGTAACCATAAAAACTTCAAAGAAACAAAGGAGACGATGTGTGATGAAAAAGAAATTGTTAGGACTTCTTGCTGTTGTTGCTATGTCGGCCGTACTTTTGACCGGCTGCGGCAGTTCTCCCGCGGCTAAACCAGGTGATGCTGCGGCTGCGCCAGACATCAAGGCCATTAAAGATCGAGGCGTACTCAATGTCGGCGTGAAAGTCGATGTCCCAAAATTTGGTTTTAAAGATCCTCAGACCGGCAAAATTGATGGCATGGAAATTGATTTAGCCAAAAAGATGGCGAAAAAAATTCTTGGCGATGAAAACAAAATTAATGTGCAAGCGGTAACTGCCAAAACCCGCGGCCCTCTTCTGGACAACGGTGAAGTGGATTTTGTCATTGCTACTTTTACCATCACCGAAGAGCGCAAGCAAAGCTACAATTTTTCTGATCCGTACTTTAGCGACGGCGTTGCTTTAATGGTAAAAAAGAGTTCCGGCATTCAGAGCCTGAATGATCTTAATGGTAAAAAAGTCGGTGTAGCTCAAAGCGCAACAAGCAAAAAAGCGCTGATTGACGAAGGGAAAAAGCAAGGCTTGAACATTCAGTATCTAGAATTCGGCACGTATCCGGAAATCAAAACCGCCCTCGACTCTGGCCGTATTGACTGCTTCTCCGTTGACGCCGCTATTCTCTTCGGCTATCTTGATGACTCAACGACCATCCTGCCGGATCGTTACAGTCCCCAATTATACGGCATCGCTTCCAAAAAGAGCAATACCGCTTTGGCCAATTTAGCGAATGACACGGTAAATGAAATGAAAACCTCTGGAGAACTAGACAAGCTTATTCAAAAATGGGGGCTGAAATAATCATGGGCCCCTTTGCCTGGTTCAAATGGCAGGCGCTGTTTGCCGAATGGCCTGTTTTCTTAGAAGGGTTTTCCATGACAATCGCATTGTCTATCTTGGCTCTGCTTCTTTCCCTGACGCTGGGCATCCTCTTCGGCGTCCTTGGCACGGCTCAATACCGACCACTCCGCTGGATAAACCGTATCTATGTTGAGTTCATCCAGAATACGCCGTTGGTCATTCAGATCTTCTTTCTGTATCACGCCCTGCCTCATTGGGGCGTGATGCTGCCGGTCTTTACGGTTGGCGTTTTGGGGATCGGCTTTTATCATGGCGCCTATATTGCCGAAGTTGTTCGCGCCGGTATCCTCGCAGTTTCCAAGGGGCAGCATGAGGCAGCGTATTCTCAAGGTTTTTCCTATTGGCAAGCGATGCGATTCATTATTCTACCCCAGGCTAAGCGTATGGCCTATCCGCCGCTAACCAATCAAGCTGTTAGTCTGATTAAAAACACTTCGGTCATGGCCATGGTTGCCGGTGGCGATCTGATGTACCAAGCAGATTCCTGGGCCAGCGCCAACTTGTATTACGGCCCGGCCTATGTCGTCACCGGTCTTTTATATCTCGCCCTTTGCTTTCCGCTGGCTACCTATGCACGTCGTATGGAGCGCCGCTTGGAGGTGTCGCTATAATGTCTGAATTATTGCAGCCCGATATCCTCCGCTTTTTAGGAGAAGGTTTATTGACGACGCTATATATATCAGTAGCCTCCATCATTCTCAGTCTCCTCTTCGGCACCTTGCTTGGTGTAGCTCGTTATTCCAACCACGCCATAGCCGCTCCATTGGCGGCTACTTATATCGAAGCGGTTCGCAACACGCCCCTCTTACTCTTCATTCTGGCTGCCCGTTTCATGACTCCTTTGCCGCCTATCCAGGCTGGCGTAACCGCCATGACCGTCTTTACCAGCGCGATTATCGCCGAAATCGTCCGCGGTGGCTTGAACTCTATTTCTAAAGGGCAATGGGAGGCCGCCTCTTCTCAGGGCTTTGGCTACTGGCAGACATTGCGTTTCATTATTTTGCCGCAAGCCTTTCGCAACATGATCCCGCCCCTGGTTTCCCAATGCACCACAGTCATCAAGGATACTTCATTTGTCTGGGCCGTGGGTATTGAAGATTTGACAGGCAAGGGCATGATCATCATGGGAAAATACGGTTCCACCGCTCAGGTATTCAGTATGTTCGGCATGATTGCTTGCGCCTACTTCATCTTGAACTATTCCCTGTCTCAGTGGGCTCGGCAACAGCAACAGCGGTTGCTGCGCAGTCTATAAAACAATACTGTAAAGAAAAAAGAGAAAGAGCCCGCCTTAGGCAGGGTTCTTTCTCTTTTACAGCGAATTAATCCTACAAAGCAAGAATGACGCAAAGGAGAGGTTTCCATGCATTTACTGCTGGTTGGAGGCGGCCGCAGCGGCGCTGAATTACTCAAATTATTTCAAGATATTGCCGAAGTATCAGTAGCAGGTATTGTCGACGTTAAGACTGACGTCGTTGGCATTCAATTGGCCAAAAGCTTACGAATTCCGACCTATCAGGATTTAAAGGAAGCATTGAGTATTCCTGCGGTCGATGTGGTTTTGAACATTACCGGCAATCCCGAAGTGCAACGACAGATTGAAGAATACAAACCCGACCGGGTGCAGCTTGTGGATGGCTATATCACCTCTATCTTATACAACCTCTTGAAAGCCCAAATTCTCATGTATGAAGAATTGGGCGGGCAGTTACAATCCTTAAGTCAATCTACGGATGAAGCCAAGGAACATATTCATAAAACCCATGACGTCATTGATTTCATCAAAAACGTCTCTCAACAAACCAATCTTCTGGGACTCAACGCCGCCATTGAAGCGGCCCGCGCCGGTGAGCAAGGGAAAGGGTTCGCAGTAGTAGCCAGTGAAGTGCGCAAACTGGCCGACAACAGCGTCGAAGCTACTAAGAAAATTACCGACATTCTCACAAAAGTGGAAAGTTCTATGCAAGTAGTCGTTTCCGGAATTGAAAACACTTCTAAGCTCGCAGAAAAACATATGTGCCATGAAAAAACCAGCGTTTCTTAAAACGCTGGTTTTTCATTTAAACGATCTTGGTGGTCCAATCTTCCACATTCCAGATGTGGGTGACCCAGTCTTCATAAAACTCTGGTTCATGCGACACCAAGAGAACAGTTCCTTTAAATTCCTGCAGGGCCCGCTTGAGCTCGGCTTTGGCTTCTACGTCCAAATGGTTAGTCGGCTCGTCCAGCACCAGCCAGTTGATTTCTTTAAGCATCAGCTTACACAGGCGCACTTTGGCGCTTTCTCCGCCGCTGAGCACCATGATCTGACTAGTAATATGCTCATTCGTCAGGCCGCAGCGCGCCAAGGCCGCCCGCACCTCATAATTTGTCATACCGGGATATTCCTGCCAGACTTCTTCAATGGCTGTGTTGGTATTATGCCGAGTGGACTCCTGCTCAAAATAACCGGTAAACAGGTATTCTCCTTGAATGACTTCGCCGGCAAAAGGCTTGATTTCTCCCAACAACGTCTTAAGAAGCGTTGATTTCCCCAAACCGTTGACGCCCCTGATCGCTACCTTCTGGCCTCGTTCAAGCAAGATATCCACCGGACGGGTCAGGGCCTCATCATAGCCCAGCACCAAACCTTTCGCCTCAACAATGGTTCGGCTTGGCGTACGCGCTTCGCGGAAAGAAAAAGAAGCAGTCATCTTTTCCCGAGGTTTTTCTAAAATCTCCATCTTATCCAGGCGCTTCTTGCGGCTGTTGGCCATGCCGCGCGTAGCCACGCGGGCTTTGTTACGAGCAATGAAATCTTCCATACGCTCCACTTCCTGCTGCTGGCGTTCATAGGCCCGGATCTCCTGGTTCTTGCGCATCGCATAGGCCGCCTGGAATTGATCATAGTTGCCGCTGTAACGAGTTAAGACGGTGCTTTCTACATGATAAATTACATTGACCACTTCATTTAAAAAAGGAATGTCATGAGAAACAAGAATAAAGCTATTTTCATAGGCTTTCAAGTAGCCCTTAAGCCATTCAATATGCTCAAAGTCCAAGTAATTGGTAGGCTCATCGAGAATCAAAATAGTGGGATTCTGCAATAGCAGCTTGGTCAAAAGCACCTTGGTCCGTTGACCGCCGCTCAGATCTGCCACATCCCGATCCAAGCCAATTTCACCCAAGCCCAGCCCATTCGCCACTTCTTCAATTTTAGCGTCCAGAATATAAAAGCCACTATGCTCCAGCGCGTCTTGAATCTCACCTACGGAGGCCATCATTTCATCCATTTCTTCCGGAGACGCTTCGCCCATTTTCTCATAGAGAGCTAGCATTTCCGCCTCCATATCGAACATCGCCTGAAAAGCTTCCCGCAGCACTTCCCGAATGCTCTTGCCGCGGCTAAGAACCGTATGCTGATCCAAGTAGCCAACCGTTACCCGGCTGGACCAGGCTACTTTTCCTTCATCCGGCGTCAGTTGTCCGGTAATAATATTTAAAAAGGTAGACTTCCCCTCGCCATTGGCGCCGACCAAGCCTACATGCTCTCCCTTAAGCAGACGAAACGATACTTCTTGTAAAATCTGACGAGCCCCAAAACCTTGGGACACGCTTTCAACGGTCAATACACTCATGTTTTTCTCCTTGAAAAATCCATACTCATTTACTCACAGATAGCTTATATTTTAACGTGTCGAAGCCCTGGCTGTCAAAGGAAAAGTTCTTTTCCCTACTCGTTCTCTTGCCAGGTTGCAGGCATCGTGCTATGATAAAATTTAGAATCATATAGCAAGCTAGGGGGGCCAGAAGCGGCTGGCTGAGATACGGATCCTCATTCCGTGACCCTTTGACCTGATCTGGATTATACCAGCGTAGGAAAAGCTCCCATGCATGCCATGCAAGCGCATTCCCCGCGGAATGCGCTTTTGTTTTTCCCTCACCTTGTTCAGCTGCTTGCTCTGCAAAAAAAGAAAGAAGGTATCTTCATGCAACCACCGTTAAAAACCATTCGTTTTCCCCATTTTTTCTTTCTCTGGTTCGGCGCCGCCGTTTCCATGGCGGAAATATTAGCCGGAGGCCTCTTAGCTCCACTAGGGTTTGAAGACGGCCTACTGGCTATTTTAGGCGGTCATGCTCTGGGAACAGTCCTGCTGGTTCTCTGCGGCTTGATCGGTTTTCGCGAAGGCCTTTCCGCTATTGAATCCACGCGCATTTCGTTTGGCGTCTACGGCGCCAAACTATTTTCCCTCTTCAATATTTTGCAGCTAGTTGGCTGGACCTCAATTATGATCCTGGCCGCTGCCCGCTCGTTGAACGAAACCAGCCGCCAGCTTTGGCAAATAGATCAATATGGTCTTTGGTGCCTTTTGGTCGGCGCGTTGGTACTGCTTTGGATTTTTCTTGACCGTGAAGCCGGCTGGAAAAAAGCCAACATGGCCGCCGCTTTGCTTTTGTTTGCCCTGACCATCGTCATGAGCAGCGTTGTCTTCGCCGACACTACGGTTCTGAGTAAGCCGGCAGCCGGAGGCATGCCTTTTGGCGCGGGCTTTGAGCTCAGCGTGGTCATGCCCCTTTCCTGGCTGCCTCTTATCGCCGACTATACCCGCTTCGCTCGTTCCGGTCAAGGAGCCGCCTGGGGCAGCGGCCTGGGTTATTTCCTTGGCAGCTGCTGGATGTACATTATCGGCCTTAGCGTAGCTCTTGTCGCTGGGCAGGCTGATCCCGCAGGCATGCTGTTGGCAGCCAATCTGGGACTTTCCGTTTTGGCCATCGTTCTTTTAGCCACCATTACCACCACCTTTATGGACGCCTACTCCGCTGGCGTCAGCGTACATACGCTGCTGCCGGGCTTTAATGAAAAACATGCAGCTTTAGCAGTAACCGTCGCCGGTACCTTGCTAGCTCTCGGCGTCGACATGGAACAATACGAGGATTTCCTCCTCCTGATCGGTTCCGTCTTTGCGCCACTCTTCGCCATCCTGCTCAGCGACTATTTCCTTTTAGGAAATCGACAATTGCAGCCTGGCCTGATGGTCAACTGGCTGGCTCTAGTCATTTGGGCCTTAGGCGTCACACTCTACTATCAGCTGCTTAAGCTTGATCTTGTCATCGGTGCTACTGTGCCAGTCATGTTTGCCACTGCGTTTACTTATATCCTCGTAGGGAGGTTTGCCGCCAAATGGAGCTTCCAGAAAGACTCGCTGAAAACATCCGCTTAATTCAAAACCACCACCCCTTAGTCCATCAAATTACTAACCAAGTAACTATGCAGGATTGCGCCAACATCACCTTAGCCATCGGCGCTTCCCCAGTCATGGCTAACGCCCCGGAAGAAGCCGCGGAAATCACGGCTCACGCCAAGGCACTAGTCCTTAACCTGGGAACCCTGCAGCCCCGCAGCGCTGAAGCTATGCTTTTAGCAGGAAAAGTCGCCAAAGCCCAAGGCATCCCCATCGTGTTGGACCCAGTGGGCGTCGGCGCTACTCGCCTGCGTCGGCAAACGGCCGCCAGGCTGCTCGAAGAATGTCCCCCTGATATTATCAGGGGCAACTTGGCGGAAATCGCCGCTCTGACAGGGCAGACTATCGCCAGCCCCGGCGTTGATGCGTTAAAAGAGGTGGCCCAAGCCGCAGAAACCGCTTACCGCCTGGCTAAAAAGCTGCGCTGTATCGTGGCGATTTCGGGTGAAACCGATTGGATTGCCTCTCCCGAAAAGCAACCAGCCAGCTTGCATAATGGCGTACCCATGCTGCGCTTAGTAACAGGTACAGGCTGTATGAGCAGCGCCCTTATTGGCTGCGCTGCAGCGGTTTCATCCGCCTGGGAAGCAGCCATAACCGGCCTTGCTTGCATGGGTATTGCCGGCGAGCTGGCCGCTGCTAATTTAACTCCTTCGCAAGGAACCGGCAGCTTCCGCACCGGCTTATTTGACGCCGTCTCCACCTTAACCGGCGCTACGCTGCGCCAACACCTGCGCCTACAACTATCATCCACTCCAGGAGGTGCCTAATGTCAATTCGTCCGCTTGCTTTTACCGCTTTGTTTGTAGCCTTAGGCGTGCTTTTGGGCCACTTGGTCTACATTCCGATCGGCGTTGCTAAATGCTTTCCCATGCAGCATGCCATTAACGTCCTTTTAGCCGCGCTCTTAGGCACACGCTACGCCGTCAGCGGAGCGTTCACCATTTCCCTCTTGCGCAATCTCCTTGGCACCGGTTCGCTCTTGGCCTTTCCTGGCAGCCTCTGCGGCGCTTTCCTGGCAGGATGGCTCTTCCGCCGCACCGGCCACATTGCTGGCGCCGTAGCCGGTGAAATCATCGGCACAGGCCTCATAGGCGGCTTACTAGCATATCCGGTAGCCTCTTGGTTTCTCGGCTCGCAAGTCGGCGCTTTTTTCTTCATCATCCCTTTTCTAATCAGCACTACCGGCGGCAGTCTCATTGCGTATGTATTGTATCGCACGCCTTTGACCGCTGTTTTACAAAAGCGTTTAGCTTCGCATTGAGATTAATTGCAGCCTTTATAACTCATGAACGAAAAACGTGTTTCGCCGTACGCGGAGCACGTTTTTTTATACTCCTTCGCAACATTGCTTCATAACAAAATATAAGCTTCTTAAAGTCAGTTATACTAAGTAATTCAGACAAATCGGTTCTCTTTTGCCTAAAATAACGATAAATCAGCGAAAAAGAGTAAAAATAGATTGACAGCGCGATTTGCGGCATGCTATTTTATTGTTCGTCGGATTTATTTTATTTTTTTAAGCAGGAGGCATTTATGGAACAAAAACAACATGTACAAATCGTCGTCGCCGATCCTACGGCCCTAGGTTTATTGGGCTTGGCCATCGTCACCTTTGTCGCCGCTTCACAGAAGCTGGCCTGGACAACCGGTATTTCCTTCGTCATTCCCTGGGCTGTTTTTCTTGGCTCCGCTGCCCAGCTCATGGCCTGCGTTTACGACTTCAAACACAATAATATCTTTGGCGCTACTGTATTCGGAGCCTACGGACTCTTCTGGATTGGAGTCGCCTCTTGCCTGCTCATCAAAGTAGGGGCGTTCGGACCACAGTTGGCCGCTTCCGTCGACCCTCGTCAATTAGGTTTTGCCTACTTCGGTTATTTCATTTTCTCGCTCTTCGCAACTGTAGCTGCTACAGCTGCTCACAAAGTTCTATTAAGCATTATGATCCTTATTGATGTGCTTCTTCTTTGCCTCTCTCTCGACGCCTGGGGCGTAGGCGGACATTTTCCCCATTCGGTGGCAGCCTGGTCAGAACTGACTATTGCTTTGCTCTCTTTCTACGGCAGCGGCGCCACCTTCCTTAATAAATTTTTCAATCGTCCTCTTCTTCCTGTAGGCAAAGCGCTGCAGCTTTTCAAATAAAATAAGCCGTGCAAATGCACGGCTTATTTTATTGTTCTTCCGCCTCCGCCAAAAGCGCTTCGATCTTCGGCGTACAGCGCTTGCCGCCGCAAGAGCCGCTGCCGGCGCCTGTGGCTTTTTGCACTTCCGCCACTGTTTTAGCGCCGCCGCGAATGACTTTTTTCATAACAGCCCGTGAAATCCCCTTGCACAAGCAGACTTTAGTCAGCTTGTCCAGCAGGTCCTCATTCAGTTCCTGACTCATCTCAACACTCCTTTCAAGCTGCACCTATACAAGCCCCAGCCATTTCCAATACGTACTGGCCAGCAGCAATGTCGTCAGATAGGCAATGATGCAAAGAGGTACGCCGGTACGAATGAAATCGCGCACTTCAAAAGTCTCCGTGGCATAGGCCACCATGTTCTGCGGCGCGTTGACCGGCAAAATAAAGCCAAAGCTGATTACATACTGCAGCAGCATGGTCATGCCTACCACATTAATGCCGCTTGTCGGCGGCATGCCCTGCAGAATGGAGATAATGATAGGAATCATGGCTGCCGCTAGAGCCGTAGCACTGGCAAAGCCCAAGTGAATGATGATTAAAAACGCAGCCAGCACGGCAAAGACAATTAAGGCTGGCATAACCTGCAGGCCAAACCAACCAACAATCATTTTTGCCAGCCATGCCGCCGCTTTAGTAGACAACAAGGCTGAACCCAAGCTAATGCCAATGCCGAAGAGCAGCAGCGTCCCCCAGGGGATTTTGCTCTGCGCTTCTTGCCACGTCATAATGCCTACGCCCGGAAGCAGCATAATGGTAATGGCTGCAATAGTAGTCGACGAAGTATCAAAAGGATGAAGCACTTTTTCCGTCGCCCACAAGCAAAGCAGGATCAATGAAATGCCAAAAAGTTTCTTTTCTTCCCCCTTCATCGGCCCCAGTTCTTGCAGGGCCTTCATAATAGTTTCCTTGCCTCCGGCAATTTCCTCTGTTTCCGGGGGCATCATTTTCAACAGCAGAAAATAAAGAGCTACCGACATGATGATCGCAAACGGAGCGGCTGCGATAAACCAATCCAACCAACTAATGTACACGCCCAGTTGTTTTTCAATAAAGCCTAAGGCAATCATGTTTTGCGCGGCAGCGGTTTTAATCCCCACGTTCCAAATGCTGTCCGCCTGCGCGGTAGCAATCATCAAAATCGCCGCAAAACGGCTTTTCTTTTCTACGCCAAAAGCCAGAATGATGCCCATGACGATCGGCACCATACAAGAAACGCGCGCCGTCGTACTTGGCACAAAAAAGCTGAGAAAAAAGCCGACCAGAATGACCCCAGCTAAGACCCGGTTTGTTTTAGCACCGATTTTGGAGAGAACCACCAGCGCAATGCGTCGGTCTAGGCCGGTCTTAGTCATAGCCGCCGCTAAAAACAAGGCGCCACCGACCAAGGCTAAAGCACTGTTGTTAAAACCGGCTAGTGCCATTTCCAAGGCTTTGCTGGTACCCAACAGCTTATCCGGGCTGGCCACATTAGGTGCCAAACCAACCAAGAACGCCATCAGCGACATAATCACAGCGGCGCTCGTCGGATACGAAACCGCTTCGGACATCCAAATCACAACAGAAAAAACCAGGATACCTAGCATACGATGTCCAGCTACAGTCAACCCTTCCGGTGTCGGCAGCGCCAGAATAACGCCCAGTAAAGCAAAGGCCGCCGCCAAATAAAGATATTTAAGATTGCGTTCACAGCTTCCATCGGCAGGACAGCTTTGTGTATTGTTCGACATACAATTCACTCCTTCGCTTTTATATGTGGTCTTATTATACATAACGATTCAGAAAATTTCAAGAAATAAGCCGAGCCTGACAAAGATACCCTCGTCAGGCCCGGCTTCATTACCGAAAAGAGTCTACAGTAGAATTTTCGCTAACACATAACCAACAGCGCAACCCGTTCCCACGCCAATTAGGCCGGGAATAATAAAGCTGTGATTAATAATGAATTTGCCGATTCTTGTCGTCCCGGAGCGGTCAAAGCCAATACAGGCCAGATCGCTTGGATACGTCGGCAATACAAAATACCCGTACGCCGCGGAGAAGAAAGCCACCATCACCTTAGGATCCACGCCAAGGCTGATACCCATTGGAGCAACGGCCGCCAAGGCGGCGCCTTGGCTGTTAACCAATTTAGACACCAAGAAAAGAACAATAGCGTACATCCACGGTTGCGTAGCAACTACGCCAGCCAAAGTGTCTTTCAGCAAGATAAAATGAGATTCAAAAAAAGTATCACTCATCCATGCTACGCCAAACACCGAAATTATCGCGGTCATGCCAGCTTTGAAAACAGCGCCGTTGGCAATTTCCCGAGTGTTTACCTTGCAGGCCATCAAAATGACTGCACCGGCGATCAACATCAGCATCTGAATGACCAAGTTCATTGACATGGGTTTCAGTTTTCCAGGAGCGCCAAATGCAGGACGCAGCTCCGGAATAGCTCCTAAAGCAACTACCACCAAAATAGCGGTAAAAAAGATCCACGTAGCCCAATACGCTTCTTTAGGAAATACTTTGTCCAACAGCGTTTCCGAACCGCCGTAGATATACTCTTTCTGCTCCGGATCGCTAAGCTTAGCCTGAAATTCCTCGTCTTTGTCCAAATCCTTGCCGCGCCGCAAGCTCCATAGAGCCGCAAGCAACACGCCAGCCAGTGAAGACGGCATAGCTACCGACAAGAGCTGAATAATGCCAATACTCTGCCCTACGCCGTGAGAGGCGGCAAAAATAGAAACCATGGAGACTACCGCCACCGATACGGGAGACGCACAGATACCCATCTGGGAAGCCACCGAAGCAACCGCCATAGGCCGTTCAGGACGAATTCCTTTTTTAAGAGCAATATCATAAATAATTGGGAACATCGTATACACTACATGGCCGGTGCCGCAGAGCACAGTCAACGTCCAAGTCGTCAGCGGCGCCAAAATAGTTATATACTGAGGATGGCGACGCAGCAAGCGCTCGGCGAACTGCATCATGACATTAAGCCCTCCAGCAGTTTGTAATACCGAAGCGCAGCTAATTACAGCAAGAATAGTAAGAATAACATCCACTGGAGGTTTGCCGGGTTGCAACCCAAAACCGAAAGAAAGAACAAAAAGTCCGATGCCGCTAATCAGGCCCAGGCCCATACCTCCAAAACGAGTCCCAACAAGC
This genomic window from uncultured Anaeromusa sp. contains:
- a CDS encoding DASS family sodium-coupled anion symporter; amino-acid sequence: MSNNTQSCPADGSCERNLKYLYLAAAFALLGVILALPTPEGLTVAGHRMLGILVFSVVIWMSEAVSYPTSAAVIMSLMAFLVGLAPNVASPDKLLGTSKALEMALAGFNNSALALVGGALFLAAAMTKTGLDRRIALVVLSKIGAKTNRVLAGVILVGFFLSFFVPSTTARVSCMVPIVMGIILAFGVEKKSRFAAILMIATAQADSIWNVGIKTAAAQNMIALGFIEKQLGVYISWLDWFIAAAPFAIIMSVALYFLLLKMMPPETEEIAGGKETIMKALQELGPMKGEEKKLFGISLILLCLWATEKVLHPFDTSSTTIAAITIMLLPGVGIMTWQEAQSKIPWGTLLLFGIGISLGSALLSTKAAAWLAKMIVGWFGLQVMPALIVFAVLAAFLIIIHLGFASATALAAAMIPIIISILQGMPPTSGINVVGMTMLLQYVISFGFILPVNAPQNMVAYATETFEVRDFIRTGVPLCIIAYLTTLLLASTYWKWLGLV
- a CDS encoding anaerobic C4-dicarboxylate transporter, whose translation is MLVMEFLVILACLLVGTRFGGMGLGLISGIGLFVLSFGFGLQPGKPPVDVILTILAVISCASVLQTAGGLNVMMQFAERLLRRHPQYITILAPLTTWTLTVLCGTGHVVYTMFPIIYDIALKKGIRPERPMAVASVASQMGICASPVSVAVVSMVSIFAASHGVGQSIGIIQLLSVAMPSSLAGVLLAALWSLRRGKDLDKDEEFQAKLSDPEQKEYIYGGSETLLDKVFPKEAYWATWIFFTAILVVVALGAIPELRPAFGAPGKLKPMSMNLVIQMLMLIAGAVILMACKVNTREIANGAVFKAGMTAIISVFGVAWMSDTFFESHFILLKDTLAGVVATQPWMYAIVLFLVSKLVNSQGAALAAVAPMGISLGVDPKVMVAFFSAAYGYFVLPTYPSDLACIGFDRSGTTRIGKFIINHSFIIPGLIGVGTGCAVGYVLAKILL